In the Leifsonia sp. 466MF genome, one interval contains:
- the dapA gene encoding 4-hydroxy-tetrahydrodipicolinate synthase — protein sequence MAASENPFGQVLVALVTPFTADGEVDWAAVEKHIDDVIRAGADGIVVTGTTGETSTLTDPEKLRLVEVGKSVADGRAKIITGGGSNETAHAIQLYQQSEKAGADGVMVVTPYYNKPTQAGILTHFRMIADSTDLPVILYDIPGRTGVPIKYETILRIAKHPNVLAIKDAKGDFSEVSRVLNQTDLMYFSGDDANVLPHLSIGASGLIGVTANIAATPYRQIVDAVNAGDLATATAAHMKLEPLVRAVMTHVPGTVAAKYILHGLGRISSPRVRLPLVGPEEWEAAQIEDELDLVTDIPGVDFSNFRPDRNAAAGGALPKIAGTTR from the coding sequence ATGGCTGCTTCCGAGAATCCGTTCGGCCAGGTCCTCGTCGCCCTGGTCACCCCGTTCACCGCTGATGGCGAAGTGGACTGGGCGGCGGTCGAGAAGCACATCGACGACGTGATCCGCGCGGGGGCGGACGGCATCGTGGTCACGGGCACCACGGGGGAGACCTCGACGCTGACCGACCCCGAGAAGCTCCGCCTGGTCGAGGTGGGCAAGTCCGTCGCCGACGGCCGGGCCAAGATCATCACCGGCGGCGGCTCCAACGAGACCGCCCACGCCATCCAGCTGTACCAGCAGAGCGAGAAGGCCGGGGCCGACGGCGTCATGGTCGTCACGCCGTATTACAACAAGCCGACGCAGGCCGGCATCCTGACCCACTTCCGGATGATCGCCGACTCGACCGACCTTCCGGTCATCCTCTACGACATCCCCGGCCGGACCGGCGTCCCGATCAAGTACGAGACCATCCTCCGCATCGCGAAGCATCCGAACGTGCTCGCGATCAAGGACGCGAAGGGCGACTTCAGCGAGGTCAGCCGCGTGCTCAACCAGACCGACCTGATGTACTTCTCGGGCGACGACGCCAACGTGCTCCCGCACCTCTCCATCGGGGCGAGCGGGCTCATCGGCGTCACCGCCAACATCGCCGCGACCCCGTACCGCCAGATCGTGGATGCGGTCAACGCAGGCGACCTGGCGACCGCCACCGCCGCCCACATGAAGCTCGAACCGCTGGTGCGCGCCGTGATGACACACGTGCCCGGTACCGTTGCTGCCAAGTACATCCTCCACGGCCTCGGCCGCATCTCGAGCCCCCGCGTGCGTCTGCCGCTCGTCGGGCCCGAGGAGTGGGAGGCCGCTCAGATCGAAGACGAGCTCGACCTCGTCACAGACATCCCCGGTGTCGACTTCTCGAACTTCCGCCCCGACCGCAACGCGGCCGCGGGCGGTGCGCTCCCGAAGATCGCCGGGACCACACGCTGA
- a CDS encoding ribonuclease J: protein MPNLVAEPPALEPGTLRIIPTGGLGEIGRNMTVFEYEGKLLIVDCGVLFPEQDQPGVDLILPDFAPVRDRLDDVVGVVLTHGHEDHIGAVPYLLRLRRDIPLIGSGLTLALVEAKLKEHRIQPYTLTVKEGQVEQLGPFSLEFVAVNHSIPDALAVAITTPAGVVLHTGDFKMDQLPLDDRITDLRAFARLGEKGVDLFLADSTNADVPGFTPLERSIGPVLDAVIARAPRRVIVASFSSHVHRVQQVLDAAAANGRRVALLGRSMVRNMTIAAELGYLKVPDGVLIDYKKAADLPDDEIVYMSTGSQGEPMAVLARMANLDHQIEVGPGDTVILASSLIPGNENAVYRVIDGLTKLGANVVHKGNAKVHVSGHAAAGELLYCYNILKPKNVMPVHGEYRHLVANARLAMDTGVPEKNTILAEDGSVVDLRDGVARVVGQLDLGFVYVDGSSVGEITDADLKDRRILGEEGFISIIVVVEAATGRIVTGPEVHARGFAEDDAVFDDVKPKIAAALSEAAHNGVRDSHALSQVVRRTVGRWVNTSYRRRPMIVPLVIEA from the coding sequence ATGCCCAACCTCGTCGCCGAGCCTCCCGCGCTCGAACCCGGAACACTCCGCATCATCCCGACGGGCGGTCTCGGTGAGATCGGCCGCAACATGACCGTCTTCGAATACGAGGGAAAACTCCTCATCGTCGACTGCGGCGTCCTCTTCCCCGAGCAGGACCAGCCGGGCGTCGACCTCATCCTCCCCGACTTCGCCCCGGTGCGCGATCGCTTGGATGACGTCGTCGGCGTCGTGCTCACCCACGGGCACGAGGACCACATCGGCGCTGTTCCGTACCTGCTCAGGCTGCGGCGCGACATCCCCCTGATCGGCTCGGGCCTGACGCTGGCCCTGGTGGAGGCGAAGCTCAAGGAGCACCGCATCCAGCCGTACACGCTGACGGTCAAGGAGGGTCAGGTCGAGCAGCTCGGCCCGTTCTCCCTGGAGTTCGTCGCGGTCAACCACTCCATCCCGGATGCGCTCGCCGTGGCGATCACCACCCCGGCCGGGGTCGTGCTCCACACCGGCGACTTCAAGATGGACCAGCTGCCGCTCGACGACCGCATCACCGACCTGCGGGCCTTCGCGCGCCTCGGCGAGAAGGGCGTCGACCTGTTCCTCGCCGACTCGACCAACGCCGACGTGCCCGGCTTCACGCCGCTGGAGCGCTCGATCGGCCCGGTGCTCGACGCCGTCATCGCCCGGGCGCCCCGTCGCGTGATCGTCGCCAGCTTCTCCAGCCACGTCCACCGCGTGCAGCAGGTGCTCGATGCCGCCGCCGCGAACGGCCGCCGCGTCGCCCTCCTCGGCCGCTCGATGGTCCGCAACATGACCATCGCGGCGGAGCTCGGCTACCTCAAGGTCCCCGATGGCGTGCTCATCGACTACAAGAAGGCCGCCGACCTCCCCGACGACGAGATCGTCTACATGTCGACCGGATCGCAGGGTGAGCCCATGGCCGTGCTCGCGCGGATGGCGAACCTCGACCACCAGATCGAGGTCGGTCCCGGCGACACGGTGATCCTGGCGTCGAGCCTGATCCCGGGCAACGAGAACGCGGTCTACCGCGTCATCGACGGGCTCACCAAGCTCGGTGCGAACGTCGTGCACAAGGGCAACGCGAAGGTCCACGTCTCGGGCCACGCGGCCGCGGGCGAGCTGCTCTACTGCTACAACATCCTGAAGCCGAAGAACGTCATGCCTGTGCACGGCGAGTACCGCCACCTGGTGGCCAACGCGCGCCTCGCCATGGACACCGGCGTTCCCGAGAAGAACACGATCCTGGCGGAGGACGGCTCGGTCGTCGACCTGCGCGACGGCGTCGCCCGCGTGGTCGGCCAGCTCGACCTGGGCTTCGTCTACGTCGACGGCTCCAGCGTCGGCGAGATCACCGACGCCGACCTGAAGGACCGCCGCATCCTGGGCGAGGAGGGCTTCATCTCGATCATCGTCGTCGTGGAGGCCGCGACCGGCCGCATCGTGACGGGCCCGGAGGTGCACGCCCGCGGTTTCGCGGAGGACGACGCGGTGTTCGACGACGTCAAGCCGAAGATCGCCGCCGCCCTCTCGGAGGCCGCCCACAACGGTGTCCGCGACTCGCACGCGCTCTCGCAGGTGGTCCGCCGGACCGTCGGCCGCTGGGTCAACACCAGCTACCGCCGCCGGCCGATGATCGTGCCGCTGGTGATCGAGGCCTGA
- a CDS encoding GNAT family N-acetyltransferase, producing MNAFHIRPAVPGDARVLADMLVEAANWNPVRTRPRVTVLDDPSVRHYIAGWQRPGDFGCVAEDARGVPVGAAWARLFSPSDPGYGFVAAGVPELTLGVYPQWRAQGVGRALLRELARDAAARGHARLSLSVERSNFAQRLYISEGYVTVASGEGSDTMVRTVR from the coding sequence ATGAACGCGTTCCACATCCGCCCCGCCGTTCCCGGCGACGCCCGGGTGCTCGCGGACATGCTGGTGGAGGCCGCGAACTGGAATCCGGTGCGCACCAGGCCGCGGGTGACGGTCCTCGACGATCCGTCCGTCCGCCACTACATCGCGGGCTGGCAGCGGCCGGGCGACTTCGGCTGCGTGGCCGAGGACGCCCGCGGCGTGCCTGTCGGCGCCGCCTGGGCACGCCTGTTCTCGCCGAGCGACCCCGGCTACGGCTTCGTCGCGGCCGGGGTGCCCGAGCTGACGCTGGGCGTCTACCCCCAGTGGCGCGCGCAGGGTGTCGGCCGGGCGCTGCTGCGCGAGCTGGCGCGCGACGCGGCGGCCCGCGGCCACGCGCGACTCAGCCTCAGCGTCGAGCGCTCCAACTTCGCCCAGCGCCTCTACATCAGCGAGGGGTACGTGACGGTCGCCTCGGGAGAGGGCTCCGACACGATGGTGCGCACAGTTCGCTGA
- a CDS encoding DNA translocase FtsK, with the protein MATSTKSNARARNSGRGGSTARKPASKTAQQKTVAYPAADAGSSPLIRAWMGLAHLTGAAFRALGPEKLAKEERRDGFPFFLVLLAAAGAVIEWFFINNQVARMLDASTFGLLFGRVAFALPVVMVLFAAWLFRHPSSVHDNTRIGIGLSILLLTVSGLCHLFSPHPSPSDGVNALAQAGGVLGWLIAAPLSLLITPYGAGAVIILLLILSLFIITKTPPNKLPERIRELYAYLFGAQLPTEDERQEAKEARSKQVELDGVDDEPEQEANLPWWRRNKSQREEDPEYDAAPADGLTEVFGAGQRGKGEFATALEPDPASDHYNTEVLSELANAEDALQRFTGEQPPTAVAPLPPVGGAPGGAAVLPGFQAGAEDFDEDVAPPALPEPSAPYNLPSATMLSAGTPAKTRSGANDEIVAAITSVLTQFGVDAKVTGYSRGPTVTQYEIELGPGVKVERVTALSKNLSYAVASNEVRILSPIPGKSAIGIEIPNSDREIVSLGDVLRSPAATKSVHPMTIGVGKDVGGGFVVANLAKMPHLLVAGSTGSGKSSFVNSMITSLLMRAKPSEVRMVLIDPKRVELTIYGGVPHLITPIITNPKKAAEALQWVVKEMDMRYDDLASFGFRHIDDFNRAVVNDEIVLPAGSERKLKPYPYLLVVVDELADLMMVAPRDVEDSIVRITQLARASGIHLVLATQRPSVDVVTGLIKANVPSRLAFAVTSVTDSRVILDQPGADKLIGQGDALFLPMGASKAIRVQGAWVNEDEIQKVVDHVTRQARPEYRQDVTVSAEKKQIDSDIGDDLELLLAAAELVVSSQFGSTSMLQRKLRVGFAKAGRLMDLLESREIVGPSEGSKARDVLATAEQLPQVIARLRGEEPPAGVAPSAPSAAAGAGAGASAALGPAAGAGDAEIDDRYGNDPVAAMTAGYPEVEGDSDEDAWQLTDRE; encoded by the coding sequence ATGGCTACGAGCACCAAGTCGAATGCACGCGCCCGGAACTCCGGTCGCGGCGGGTCGACCGCGCGCAAGCCGGCGTCGAAGACCGCGCAGCAGAAGACGGTCGCCTACCCGGCAGCCGATGCGGGGTCCAGTCCGCTGATCCGCGCGTGGATGGGCCTCGCCCACCTCACCGGCGCCGCATTCCGTGCGCTCGGTCCGGAGAAGCTGGCGAAAGAAGAGCGCCGTGACGGGTTTCCGTTCTTCCTGGTCCTGCTAGCAGCCGCCGGTGCCGTCATCGAGTGGTTCTTCATCAACAACCAGGTCGCGCGCATGCTGGACGCATCGACGTTCGGTCTGCTCTTCGGGCGCGTGGCGTTCGCACTCCCGGTGGTCATGGTGCTGTTCGCCGCGTGGCTGTTCCGCCATCCCAGCTCGGTTCACGACAACACGCGCATCGGCATCGGCCTGAGCATCCTGCTGCTCACGGTGTCCGGGCTGTGTCATCTGTTCAGCCCGCACCCGTCGCCGAGCGACGGCGTGAACGCGCTCGCGCAGGCGGGCGGTGTGCTGGGGTGGCTGATCGCCGCGCCGCTGTCGCTGCTGATCACGCCGTACGGCGCGGGCGCCGTCATCATTTTGCTGCTGATCCTCAGCCTCTTCATCATCACCAAGACACCGCCGAACAAGCTGCCCGAGCGCATCCGTGAGCTGTACGCCTACCTGTTCGGGGCGCAGCTGCCGACGGAGGACGAGCGTCAGGAGGCGAAGGAAGCCCGATCGAAGCAGGTCGAGCTCGACGGCGTCGACGACGAGCCGGAGCAGGAGGCGAACCTGCCCTGGTGGCGCCGGAACAAGTCGCAGCGCGAAGAGGACCCGGAGTACGACGCCGCCCCCGCGGACGGCCTCACCGAGGTCTTCGGCGCAGGGCAGCGGGGCAAGGGGGAGTTCGCGACCGCCCTCGAACCCGACCCGGCCAGCGACCACTACAACACCGAGGTGCTGAGCGAGCTCGCCAACGCCGAGGACGCCCTGCAGCGCTTCACCGGAGAGCAGCCGCCGACGGCCGTCGCGCCGCTCCCGCCCGTGGGCGGGGCGCCCGGAGGCGCGGCCGTGCTCCCCGGCTTCCAGGCCGGCGCCGAGGACTTCGACGAGGATGTCGCCCCGCCGGCGCTCCCAGAGCCGTCCGCCCCGTACAACCTCCCGTCCGCGACCATGCTCTCCGCCGGAACGCCCGCGAAGACCCGCTCCGGCGCGAACGACGAGATCGTCGCCGCCATCACGTCCGTCCTCACCCAGTTCGGTGTGGACGCGAAGGTCACCGGCTACTCGCGGGGCCCGACGGTCACGCAGTACGAGATCGAGCTCGGCCCCGGCGTCAAGGTCGAACGCGTCACCGCGCTCAGCAAGAACCTGTCGTACGCCGTCGCGAGCAACGAGGTCCGCATCCTCTCGCCGATCCCGGGCAAGAGCGCGATCGGCATCGAGATCCCGAACAGCGACCGCGAGATCGTGTCGCTCGGCGACGTGCTGCGGTCTCCCGCGGCCACGAAGAGCGTCCACCCGATGACGATCGGCGTCGGCAAAGACGTCGGCGGCGGCTTCGTGGTCGCCAACCTGGCCAAGATGCCCCACCTGCTCGTCGCCGGTTCCACCGGTTCGGGCAAGTCGAGCTTCGTCAACTCGATGATCACCAGCCTCCTGATGCGCGCGAAGCCGTCCGAGGTGCGGATGGTGCTCATCGACCCGAAGCGCGTCGAGCTGACCATCTACGGCGGCGTCCCGCACCTCATCACGCCCATCATCACGAACCCGAAGAAGGCCGCCGAGGCCTTGCAGTGGGTCGTGAAGGAGATGGACATGCGGTACGACGATCTGGCGAGCTTCGGCTTCCGCCACATCGACGACTTCAACCGCGCCGTCGTGAACGACGAGATCGTCCTGCCCGCCGGCAGTGAGCGGAAGCTGAAGCCGTATCCGTACCTGCTCGTCGTCGTCGACGAGCTCGCCGACCTGATGATGGTCGCGCCGCGCGACGTGGAGGACTCGATCGTCCGCATCACGCAGCTGGCACGCGCATCCGGCATCCACCTTGTGCTCGCCACCCAGCGACCCTCGGTGGATGTCGTGACCGGACTGATCAAGGCGAACGTCCCTTCGCGGCTGGCGTTCGCGGTGACGAGCGTCACCGACTCGCGCGTCATCCTCGATCAGCCGGGCGCCGACAAGCTGATCGGCCAGGGCGACGCCCTGTTCCTGCCGATGGGTGCGTCCAAGGCGATCCGCGTGCAGGGTGCGTGGGTGAACGAGGATGAGATCCAGAAGGTCGTCGACCATGTCACCCGGCAGGCGCGGCCGGAGTACCGGCAGGACGTCACGGTGTCGGCCGAGAAGAAGCAGATCGACTCGGATATCGGCGACGACCTCGAGCTCCTGCTCGCGGCCGCCGAGCTCGTCGTGTCGTCGCAGTTCGGCTCCACGTCGATGCTGCAGCGCAAGCTGCGCGTCGGCTTCGCGAAGGCCGGCCGGCTCATGGACCTGCTGGAGTCCCGCGAGATCGTCGGGCCGTCCGAGGGGTCCAAGGCCCGCGACGTGCTCGCCACGGCGGAGCAGCTCCCGCAGGTGATCGCGCGGCTCCGCGGCGAGGAGCCGCCCGCAGGCGTGGCCCCGTCCGCGCCAAGCGCGGCGGCGGGAGCGGGAGCGGGCGCGTCCGCTGCGCTCGGACCCGCTGCCGGGGCCGGCGACGCCGAGATCGACGACCGCTACGGAAACGACCCCGTCGCGGCGATGACGGCGGGCTATCCTGAGGTCGAGGGCGACTCCGACGAGGACGCCTGGCAGCTGACCGACAGAGAGTAG
- the pgsA gene encoding CDP-diacylglycerol--glycerol-3-phosphate 3-phosphatidyltransferase encodes MSVPDTPPPAAADGGTEHVSNWNLPNAITVVRILLAPLFVWMLLADGGDDGWLRWAAAVLFIVAIATDGVDGALARRQGLVTDLGKLLDPIADKVLTGGALIALSILGELPWWVTVVILVREIGITVYRFVVIRQGVIAASRGGKIKTIVQSVAISFALVPLWTVFGDWIFWVNGILMTAAVILTVWTGIDYLWQAWKGRRAKHAVA; translated from the coding sequence ATGTCGGTGCCCGACACGCCTCCGCCCGCAGCGGCGGACGGCGGAACAGAGCACGTGAGCAACTGGAACCTGCCCAACGCGATCACCGTGGTGCGCATCCTGCTCGCTCCACTGTTCGTCTGGATGCTGCTCGCCGACGGCGGAGACGACGGCTGGCTCCGCTGGGCGGCCGCAGTGCTCTTCATCGTCGCGATCGCGACGGACGGCGTGGACGGCGCCCTGGCCCGTCGCCAGGGGCTCGTCACCGATCTCGGCAAGCTCCTCGATCCCATCGCCGACAAGGTGCTCACCGGGGGTGCGCTCATCGCGCTGTCCATCCTGGGGGAGCTGCCCTGGTGGGTGACCGTCGTGATCCTGGTGCGCGAGATCGGGATCACCGTCTACCGCTTCGTCGTGATCCGGCAGGGCGTCATCGCCGCCTCGCGTGGCGGCAAGATCAAGACCATCGTCCAGTCGGTGGCCATCTCCTTCGCGCTCGTCCCGCTGTGGACGGTGTTCGGAGACTGGATCTTCTGGGTCAACGGCATCCTCATGACCGCGGCCGTCATCCTCACGGTCTGGACCGGCATCGACTACCTCTGGCAGGCGTGGAAGGGCCGGAGAGCGAAGCATGCCGTCGCCTGA
- a CDS encoding CinA family protein: MPSPDPSATETVVHALIQRRLTIAVAESLTGGLLTAELTSVPGASAVVLGGAVVYATELKRTLLGVDAALLAAEGPVHPEVARQLAVGVRDRLAVSGRPADIGVATTGVAGPDPQGGRPVGTVYVGVASDAGARSVALALTGDRDGIRRQTVVEAVRALADELGITGV; the protein is encoded by the coding sequence ATGCCGTCGCCTGATCCATCAGCGACAGAGACGGTCGTCCACGCGTTGATCCAGCGCAGGCTCACGATCGCGGTGGCCGAGTCGCTCACCGGCGGCCTCCTCACCGCCGAGCTCACCAGCGTCCCCGGAGCCTCCGCCGTCGTCCTCGGGGGAGCGGTGGTCTACGCCACCGAGTTGAAGCGCACCCTGCTGGGGGTGGACGCCGCTCTGCTCGCGGCGGAGGGCCCCGTCCATCCCGAGGTCGCCCGTCAACTGGCCGTCGGCGTCCGCGATCGTCTGGCCGTCTCCGGCCGCCCGGCCGACATCGGAGTGGCGACGACGGGAGTCGCCGGACCCGATCCGCAGGGCGGGCGACCGGTCGGCACGGTCTATGTCGGAGTCGCTTCCGATGCGGGTGCGCGGTCCGTCGCGCTCGCTCTCACGGGCGATCGAGACGGCATCCGCCGGCAGACGGTCGTCGAGGCCGTCCGGGCGCTTGCGGACGAGCTCGGCATAACGGGTGTTTGA
- a CDS encoding helix-turn-helix domain-containing protein, with product MILVRQEIGDVLRDFRLQKGRTLRQVASKASVALGYLSEVERGQKEASSEILASVADALETPVSVIMREVGDRIAVLEGLEPVIPDTVPDEFVSAMDSDLVAR from the coding sequence ATGATTCTTGTACGTCAGGAAATCGGCGACGTGCTCAGGGACTTCCGCCTGCAAAAGGGTCGTACGCTCCGCCAGGTCGCCAGTAAGGCGAGCGTCGCGCTCGGGTACCTCAGTGAGGTCGAGCGCGGACAGAAGGAGGCGTCGAGTGAGATCCTCGCCTCCGTGGCAGACGCTCTGGAGACGCCGGTCTCGGTCATCATGCGCGAGGTCGGCGATCGGATCGCGGTGCTCGAGGGTCTCGAGCCGGTCATTCCGGACACGGTTCCGGACGAGTTCGTCTCGGCGATGGACTCGGACCTGGTTGCCCGCTGA
- a CDS encoding DUF3046 domain-containing protein: protein MKLSEFQRAVTDEFGSTYGQTLLTDLVLGELGGRTPNEAIAAGLSPREVWIALCKETGVPQSHWYGAGKPAPKR from the coding sequence ATGAAGCTCAGCGAGTTCCAGCGCGCCGTCACCGACGAGTTCGGCAGCACCTACGGTCAGACGCTGCTGACCGACCTCGTCCTCGGCGAACTCGGCGGTCGCACGCCCAACGAGGCCATCGCCGCGGGTCTGTCTCCGCGCGAGGTGTGGATCGCGCTCTGCAAGGAGACCGGTGTGCCGCAGTCGCACTGGTATGGCGCGGGAAAGCCTGCCCCGAAGCGCTGA
- the recA gene encoding recombinase RecA, with protein sequence MPSPADREKALETALAQIDRQFGKGSVMRLGSDERAPVEVVPTGSIALDVALGIGGLPRGRIVEIYGPESSGKTTLTLHAIANAQRAGGIAAFIDAEHALDPEYARKLGVDIDALLVSQPDTGEQALEIADMLVRSGSIDLIVIDSVAALVPRAEIEGEMGDSHVGLQARLMSQALRKLTGGLNQTNTTMIFINQLREKIGVFFGSPETTAGGKALKFYASVRLDIRRIETLKDGADAVGNRTRVKVVKNKMAPPFKQAEFDILYGVGISREGSLLDFGVEHGLVKKSGAWYTYEGDQLGQGKENSRNFLIANPDIASEIEQKIKIKLGIMADPNAVAEEPSNVGSIEDKLQARKGA encoded by the coding sequence ATGCCATCACCCGCAGACCGCGAGAAGGCCCTGGAAACAGCCCTCGCGCAGATCGACCGCCAGTTCGGCAAGGGCTCCGTCATGCGACTGGGCAGCGACGAGCGCGCCCCCGTCGAGGTCGTGCCGACCGGATCCATCGCCCTCGACGTCGCCCTCGGCATCGGCGGACTGCCCCGCGGCCGCATCGTCGAGATCTACGGCCCGGAGTCGTCGGGTAAGACGACCCTGACCCTGCACGCCATCGCCAACGCCCAGCGGGCGGGCGGCATCGCAGCCTTCATCGACGCGGAGCACGCACTCGACCCCGAGTACGCGCGAAAGCTCGGCGTCGACATCGATGCGCTCCTCGTCTCGCAGCCCGACACGGGTGAGCAGGCGCTCGAGATCGCCGACATGCTGGTCCGCTCCGGCTCCATCGACCTGATCGTCATCGACTCCGTCGCCGCGCTCGTGCCCCGCGCCGAGATCGAGGGCGAGATGGGTGACTCGCACGTCGGCCTCCAGGCCCGTCTGATGTCGCAGGCTCTTCGTAAGCTCACCGGTGGCCTCAACCAGACCAACACCACGATGATCTTCATCAACCAGCTGCGTGAGAAGATCGGTGTCTTCTTCGGCAGTCCGGAGACCACCGCCGGTGGTAAGGCGCTCAAGTTCTACGCGTCGGTGCGCCTCGACATCCGTCGTATCGAGACCCTGAAGGACGGCGCCGACGCGGTCGGCAACCGCACCCGGGTGAAGGTCGTCAAGAACAAGATGGCCCCGCCCTTCAAGCAGGCGGAGTTCGACATTCTCTACGGTGTCGGCATCTCCCGCGAGGGCAGTCTGCTCGACTTCGGTGTGGAGCACGGCCTCGTCAAGAAGTCGGGCGCTTGGTACACCTACGAGGGCGACCAGCTCGGCCAGGGCAAGGAGAACTCGCGCAACTTCCTGATCGCCAACCCGGACATCGCGTCCGAGATCGAGCAGAAGATCAAGATCAAGCTGGGCATCATGGCCGACCCGAACGCGGTGGCGGAAGAGCCGTCCAACGTCGGGTCGATCGAAGACAAGCTGCAGGCTCGAAAGGGCGCGTAA
- a CDS encoding regulatory protein RecX produces the protein MVVKFPSSPQDDQGDGTSTAEVGEREHLAPVTPLRRAASARGADGDQHPSRRGKAREGRSQEGVVRPVVALPGEAPGGDGVAGAARGRPGQGTDAGLDSGWNNTWGAEPPAPSIPDEAEVDEETVRQARKTSGVAIRQLARRGMSRWELEQLLTKREIDPAVYGPELDRLEVLGVIDDAALAATLAFTQHSRKGLGRTAIEQELKRRHIDPVLIEAALADIGDDDELERATELAVKRMGQLSSYDDETARRRLHGFLARKGYASDVVRQAMDAAFATRRPRGGSGVRFQ, from the coding sequence GTGGTGGTGAAGTTCCCGTCCTCTCCGCAGGACGACCAGGGTGACGGCACGTCGACCGCCGAGGTGGGGGAGCGGGAGCATCTGGCTCCCGTGACCCCGCTCCGGCGAGCGGCCTCCGCCCGCGGTGCCGACGGCGACCAGCATCCGTCGCGGCGCGGCAAGGCCCGCGAGGGCCGGTCGCAGGAAGGCGTTGTGCGGCCAGTGGTCGCATTGCCCGGGGAGGCTCCGGGCGGGGACGGCGTGGCGGGCGCCGCGCGCGGGCGACCCGGTCAGGGGACCGACGCGGGCTTGGACTCCGGGTGGAACAACACCTGGGGCGCCGAGCCCCCGGCGCCATCGATTCCCGACGAGGCGGAGGTCGACGAGGAGACGGTTCGGCAGGCGCGCAAGACGTCCGGGGTCGCGATCCGTCAGTTGGCGCGGCGGGGCATGTCGCGGTGGGAGCTCGAGCAGTTGCTCACCAAGCGCGAGATCGACCCGGCGGTGTACGGGCCGGAGCTCGATCGGCTGGAGGTGCTGGGCGTGATCGACGACGCAGCGCTCGCTGCGACGCTCGCCTTCACCCAGCACAGCCGGAAGGGCCTCGGGCGCACGGCGATCGAGCAGGAGCTCAAGCGGCGCCACATCGATCCCGTCCTGATCGAGGCCGCCTTGGCCGACATCGGCGACGACGACGAACTGGAGCGCGCGACGGAGCTGGCCGTGAAACGCATGGGGCAGCTGTCGTCCTACGACGACGAGACCGCCCGACGCCGGCTGCACGGGTTCCTTGCGCGCAAAGGGTACGCGTCGGATGTCGTGCGGCAGGCGATGGATGCGGCGTTCGCGACCCGGCGCCCGCGTGGCGGTTCCGGAGTCCGTTTCCAGTAG